One segment of Clostridium ljungdahlii DSM 13528 DNA contains the following:
- the ygeW gene encoding knotted carbamoyltransferase YgeW, whose product MEKLKELIQNLKKLDYKNMYSNDFFLTWEKTDEELKAVFTVADILRQMRENNISPRIFDSGLAISLFRDNSTRTRFSFASACNLLGLEVQDLDEGKSQIAHGETVRETANMISFMADVIGIRDDMFIGKGNKYMHKVSESVQEGYKAGILGQRPTLVNLQCDIDHPTQCMADLLHLIHHFGGAQNLKGKKLAMTWAYSPSYGKPLSVPQGIIGLMTRMGMEVTLAHPEGYDILPEVENVARRNAEISGGKFIKTNSMKEAFENADIVYPKSWAPFAAMEKRTNLYGEGKFDEIEVLEKELLNQNANYKDWECTEEMMKLTKDSKALYMHCLPADITGVSCKQGEVAASVFDRYREELYKQAGYKPYIVASMIFLSKVKDPVKTLTEIIDSKPPRFLAK is encoded by the coding sequence ATGGAAAAATTAAAAGAACTTATTCAAAATTTAAAGAAACTAGATTATAAAAATATGTATAGTAATGATTTCTTTTTAACCTGGGAAAAAACAGACGAAGAACTTAAAGCAGTTTTTACAGTTGCTGATATTTTACGTCAGATGAGGGAGAATAATATATCACCGCGTATATTTGATAGTGGACTAGCAATTTCCCTGTTTCGTGATAATTCTACAAGAACAAGATTTAGTTTTGCAAGTGCATGTAATTTACTTGGCCTGGAGGTTCAAGACCTTGATGAAGGAAAATCGCAGATTGCCCATGGAGAAACTGTTCGTGAAACAGCAAATATGATTTCTTTTATGGCAGATGTTATAGGCATTAGGGACGATATGTTTATAGGCAAAGGAAACAAGTATATGCATAAAGTATCAGAATCAGTTCAAGAGGGATATAAAGCTGGGATACTTGGACAGCGTCCTACTCTTGTAAATCTTCAGTGCGATATAGACCATCCAACTCAATGTATGGCTGATTTACTCCATTTAATTCATCATTTTGGTGGAGCTCAAAATCTTAAAGGTAAAAAACTAGCTATGACCTGGGCATATTCTCCTTCCTATGGCAAACCATTATCCGTGCCTCAAGGAATTATTGGTTTAATGACGAGAATGGGTATGGAAGTTACACTTGCACATCCTGAGGGATACGATATATTGCCAGAAGTAGAGAATGTTGCAAGAAGAAATGCTGAGATAAGTGGAGGTAAATTTATTAAAACTAACTCCATGAAAGAAGCTTTTGAGAATGCAGATATAGTTTATCCAAAGAGTTGGGCTCCATTTGCAGCAATGGAAAAGCGTACTAACTTATATGGAGAAGGTAAATTTGATGAAATAGAGGTACTTGAAAAAGAACTCTTAAATCAAAATGCAAATTATAAGGACTGGGAATGCACAGAAGAAATGATGAAGCTCACTAAAGATTCTAAAGCATTATATATGCACTGTTTACCTGCAGATATTACGGGAGTAAGTTGTAAGCAGGGTGAAGTAGCTGCTTCGGTATTTGATCGTTATCGTGAAGAACTTTATAAACAAGCAGGATATAAACCTTACATTGTTGCTTCAATGATTTTCTTAAGTAAGGTGAAAGATCCTGTAAAAACACTTACAGAGATTATTGATTCAAAGCCACCGAGATTTTTAGCAAAATAA
- the ssnA gene encoding putative aminohydrolase SsnA produces MLLIGNGKLITRDDARPIIDNGCIAASGNKIIEIGLTEELKKKYKDARFIDAKGRLVMPGFINTHMHYYSTFARGMANDSPPAKNLMDILTGLWWRLDKVLTPEDIYYSAIVPMIDEVRNGVTTAFDHHASAYSVKGSLFKIAEAAEKVGIRSSLCYETSDRDGEKITDEGIAENVDFIKYCNDKKDDMIKGMFGLHASMTISDKTLEKCMDAIENLNTGFHVHTGEGIQDLEITKQKYGKGIVQRWYDAGALSDKTILVHCIHVSDEELDLIKEKNAIVVHNPESNMGNAVGVSPVLKMYEKGILLGLGTDGYTSDMMESYKVGNIIHKHATGDSTVAWTEIPEMLFYNNRKIVERFIDGKIGILKEGALADIIIVDYNAPTPINENNINSHLLFGINGRCVDTTIINGKVIMEDRKLVGVDEERIMARSRELAQDLWKRF; encoded by the coding sequence ATGCTATTAATAGGAAATGGTAAGCTTATTACTAGAGATGATGCTAGACCAATTATTGATAATGGATGTATTGCTGCTTCCGGAAATAAAATTATTGAAATTGGCTTGACAGAAGAATTGAAGAAAAAATATAAAGATGCAAGATTTATTGATGCAAAGGGTAGGCTTGTTATGCCAGGATTTATTAATACCCATATGCATTATTATAGTACTTTTGCTAGGGGGATGGCTAATGACAGTCCTCCAGCAAAAAATCTTATGGACATACTTACAGGATTGTGGTGGAGACTCGATAAGGTATTAACTCCAGAGGATATTTATTATAGTGCTATTGTACCGATGATTGATGAAGTTAGAAATGGTGTTACAACTGCTTTTGATCACCATGCAAGTGCTTATTCAGTTAAAGGTAGTTTATTTAAAATAGCTGAGGCTGCAGAAAAGGTAGGTATCCGAAGCAGCTTATGTTATGAAACTTCAGATAGAGATGGAGAAAAAATTACTGATGAAGGTATTGCTGAAAATGTGGACTTCATTAAGTATTGTAATGATAAAAAAGATGACATGATTAAAGGTATGTTTGGACTTCATGCTTCTATGACAATTTCAGATAAAACTTTGGAAAAATGTATGGATGCCATAGAAAATTTAAATACAGGTTTTCATGTTCATACAGGAGAGGGCATACAGGATCTAGAGATAACTAAACAAAAATATGGTAAGGGCATTGTACAGAGATGGTATGATGCAGGAGCACTTTCTGATAAGACAATTTTAGTCCACTGTATTCATGTTTCGGATGAAGAACTAGATTTGATTAAAGAAAAAAATGCAATAGTTGTTCACAATCCTGAATCTAATATGGGTAATGCTGTAGGTGTATCTCCTGTACTCAAAATGTATGAAAAAGGAATTCTATTAGGCCTTGGTACAGATGGCTATACTTCAGATATGATGGAATCTTATAAAGTTGGAAATATTATTCATAAACATGCTACTGGAGATTCTACTGTAGCTTGGACTGAAATTCCAGAAATGCTTTTCTATAATAATAGAAAAATTGTTGAAAGATTTATTGATGGAAAAATTGGCATTTTAAAAGAAGGTGCTCTTGCAGATATAATTATTGTAGATTACAATGCACCTACACCAATAAATGAAAACAATATTAATTCACACTTATTATTTGGCATTAATGGACGCTGTGTAGATACAACCATTATAAATGGTAAAGTTATTATGGAAGATAGAAAACTTGTAGGCGTTGACGAGGAAAGGATTATGGCAAGAAGCAGGGAACTTGCACAAGATCTCTGGAAGCGTTTCTAA
- a CDS encoding nucleobase:cation symporter-2 family protein, translated as MSEQSVKNVDKVNEMLPLPKLFTLGLQHVLAMYAGAVAVPLLIGASVGLTPRQLELLVAADLFTCGIATLIQAIGIGPYVGIKLPAILGCTFAAVGPLIIIGKSYGMPTAYGSIIVAALVVVLIAPIYGKVLRFFPTVVTGTVVTMIGLSLINVGINSIGGGSGAKDFGSISNLLLGTFVMIVVIFSNKFFKGFFQAISVLNGIILGTIVAAFMGKVDFSVVASAKWISLVRPLNFGIPKFNLASIIMMTFVMLTVMIESTGTYLGIGRICERKITENDIVRGLRAEGLATILGGIFNSFPYTTFNQNLGLLALSKVKSRFVVIVSGIILICLGLIPKFAALATIIPQPVIGGATTIMFAMVAVAGIQMLSSVDFDKNSNMLVVACSIGIGLGVTIVPTILDHTPQFFKSIFSSGIVSASVVAIILNAFLNHGEKNVTNIEVSSENTPQKY; from the coding sequence ATGTCAGAACAATCTGTAAAAAATGTAGACAAAGTAAACGAAATGCTTCCTCTTCCAAAACTTTTTACCTTAGGACTCCAACATGTACTTGCAATGTATGCAGGTGCTGTAGCCGTACCTTTACTCATTGGTGCTTCTGTAGGTTTGACACCCAGACAATTAGAACTTTTAGTAGCTGCAGATTTATTTACTTGTGGTATCGCAACTTTAATTCAAGCAATTGGCATAGGCCCTTATGTAGGCATTAAACTACCTGCAATTTTAGGATGTACCTTTGCTGCTGTTGGTCCACTTATCATTATCGGCAAAAGTTATGGGATGCCAACAGCCTATGGTTCCATAATAGTAGCAGCACTTGTTGTGGTATTAATTGCACCAATATACGGAAAAGTGTTAAGATTTTTTCCGACAGTTGTAACAGGTACAGTAGTCACTATGATAGGTCTTTCTCTAATTAACGTGGGCATTAATAGCATTGGTGGTGGTTCAGGCGCTAAAGATTTTGGAAGTATCTCCAACCTTCTACTAGGCACATTTGTAATGATAGTTGTTATATTTTCCAATAAGTTCTTTAAAGGATTTTTTCAAGCAATTTCTGTTTTAAATGGTATTATTTTAGGCACAATAGTTGCTGCATTTATGGGAAAAGTAGATTTCTCAGTAGTTGCGAGTGCAAAATGGATAAGCCTTGTTCGTCCATTAAATTTCGGTATACCAAAATTTAATCTTGCCTCTATCATTATGATGACCTTTGTCATGCTTACAGTAATGATCGAATCAACAGGCACATATCTTGGAATAGGTAGAATATGTGAAAGAAAGATTACAGAAAATGACATTGTACGAGGTCTTAGAGCTGAAGGACTTGCAACAATTCTAGGTGGTATCTTCAATTCTTTCCCTTACACAACATTCAACCAAAATTTGGGACTCCTAGCTTTAAGTAAAGTAAAAAGTCGTTTTGTTGTAATCGTTTCCGGTATTATTCTCATATGTCTTGGATTGATCCCTAAATTTGCAGCTTTAGCTACAATCATCCCACAGCCTGTTATAGGTGGAGCCACAACTATAATGTTTGCAATGGTAGCCGTAGCCGGTATACAAATGCTCTCAAGTGTAGACTTCGACAAGAATTCAAACATGCTGGTTGTTGCCTGCTCTATTGGCATAGGTCTTGGAGTTACTATTGTTCCTACTATACTTGATCATACTCCTCAATTTTTCAAGTCAATCTTCAGTAGTGGTATAGTTTCTGCATCTGTAGTTGCAATAATTCTCAATGCATTTTTAAATCACGGTGAAAAAAATGTTACTAATATTGAAGTCTCCTCTGAAAATACTCCACAAAAATATTAG
- the arcC gene encoding carbamate kinase, whose product MGFCKLVIALGGNALQEPGTKATAEAQLEVIKKTCEYIADISCKGYELVIVHGNGPQVGRILLASEAASSVTPSMPFDVCSAMSQGYIGYHIQQSLRKALDKRNKKVPVVTLITQAVVDKNDPAFKNPTKPIGTFYSKEEAEKLKKEKGYVMKEDSGRGWRRVVASPVPKRIVELPAIKVLWDSTICVAAGGGSIPVAQKEDGSLEGVAAVIDKDLAAERLAEDVNADILMILTEVEKVSLNFKKANQVDLNHITVAEAEKYIEEGHFAPGSMLPKVKAAVMFAKSNSRHRSIITSLYKGEDALEGKTGTVITLDK is encoded by the coding sequence ATGGGATTTTGTAAATTGGTTATAGCATTAGGTGGAAATGCACTTCAGGAACCTGGTACGAAAGCTACAGCGGAGGCACAATTAGAAGTAATAAAAAAAACTTGTGAATATATTGCAGATATAAGCTGTAAGGGATATGAACTTGTAATAGTTCATGGAAATGGTCCTCAAGTGGGAAGAATTTTGCTTGCATCAGAAGCAGCTAGTAGTGTTACACCATCCATGCCTTTTGATGTATGCAGTGCCATGAGCCAGGGATATATAGGATATCACATTCAGCAGTCACTAAGAAAGGCTTTAGATAAGAGAAACAAGAAAGTGCCAGTGGTAACACTTATAACTCAGGCAGTAGTTGACAAAAATGATCCTGCATTTAAAAATCCAACTAAACCTATAGGTACTTTTTATAGTAAGGAAGAGGCGGAAAAACTTAAAAAAGAAAAAGGTTACGTGATGAAAGAAGACTCTGGAAGAGGGTGGAGAAGAGTAGTGGCTTCACCAGTTCCAAAGAGAATAGTTGAACTTCCGGCAATTAAAGTGTTGTGGGATTCTACTATTTGCGTAGCAGCTGGAGGTGGAAGCATTCCTGTTGCCCAAAAAGAAGATGGATCATTAGAAGGTGTTGCGGCAGTCATAGACAAAGATCTTGCAGCTGAAAGACTTGCGGAAGATGTAAATGCAGATATTCTTATGATACTTACAGAAGTTGAAAAAGTATCACTTAATTTTAAAAAAGCTAATCAAGTTGACCTTAATCACATTACGGTAGCAGAAGCAGAAAAGTATATTGAAGAAGGTCATTTTGCCCCAGGGTCAATGCTTCCAAAAGTAAAAGCAGCAGTGATGTTTGCAAAGTCAAATTCCCGTCACAGGTCAATAATTACTTCGCTTTATAAAGGTGAAGATGCCTTGGAAGGTAAGACGGGAACAGTTATTACTTTAGATAAATAA
- a CDS encoding YgeY family selenium metabolism-linked hydrolase — MALDLNKEKILDMAEKYKPEICRFLRDMAQIPSESCGEEKVILRIKQEMEKVGFDKVEIDPMGNVLGYIGHGKHLIAMDAHIDTVGIGDRNLWKYDPYEGYEDDEVILGRGVTDQEGGMASMVYAGKIIKDLGLEGDYTLVVTGTVQEEDCDGLCWQYIVNEDKVKPEFVVITEPTSLNIYRGHRGRMEIKVTTHGISCHGSAPERGDNAIFKMAPILNELKDLNEKLINDEFLGKGTLTVSEIFFSSPSRCAVADGCSISVDRRLTAGETWEYAIDQIKNLPSVKAAKAEVEMYTYERPSYTGLKYPTECFFPTWVLPEDHKVCQNVVTCYKDLFKSEPKVDKWTFSTNAVSIMGRYKIPCIGFGPGHEDQAHAPNEKTWKDELVKCAAMYALIPISYVTK, encoded by the coding sequence ATGGCATTAGATTTGAATAAAGAAAAAATATTGGATATGGCAGAAAAGTATAAACCTGAAATATGTAGATTTTTAAGGGACATGGCTCAAATTCCAAGTGAAAGCTGTGGAGAAGAAAAAGTTATACTTAGAATAAAACAGGAAATGGAAAAAGTAGGTTTTGACAAAGTAGAAATAGATCCCATGGGCAATGTACTTGGATATATAGGACATGGAAAACACCTAATTGCCATGGATGCTCATATAGATACAGTAGGGATAGGTGATAGAAATCTATGGAAATACGATCCTTATGAAGGCTATGAAGATGATGAGGTTATTTTAGGAAGAGGTGTCACAGACCAGGAGGGAGGAATGGCCTCCATGGTTTATGCAGGTAAGATAATTAAAGATCTTGGACTTGAAGGAGATTATACATTAGTAGTAACAGGTACTGTTCAAGAAGAAGATTGTGATGGATTATGCTGGCAGTATATAGTCAATGAAGATAAAGTAAAGCCGGAATTTGTAGTTATAACAGAACCAACTTCATTAAATATATATAGAGGACATAGAGGAAGAATGGAGATAAAAGTTACAACCCATGGAATTAGCTGTCATGGTTCTGCACCGGAAAGAGGAGATAATGCAATTTTTAAAATGGCTCCTATATTAAATGAGCTAAAGGATTTAAATGAAAAATTAATCAATGATGAATTTTTAGGAAAGGGTACATTAACCGTATCTGAAATATTCTTTTCATCACCTTCAAGATGTGCTGTAGCAGATGGATGTAGTATTTCTGTTGACAGAAGGCTTACTGCTGGTGAAACCTGGGAGTATGCAATTGATCAGATTAAGAATTTACCTTCAGTTAAGGCTGCAAAGGCTGAAGTTGAAATGTACACTTATGAAAGACCTTCTTATACAGGATTAAAGTATCCAACGGAATGTTTCTTCCCAACCTGGGTACTGCCTGAAGATCATAAAGTATGTCAAAATGTTGTAACTTGCTATAAGGATTTATTTAAGAGTGAACCAAAGGTAGATAAATGGACATTTTCTACAAATGCAGTTTCCATTATGGGAAGATATAAAATACCATGTATAGGTTTTGGACCAGGCCACGAAGATCAAGCACATGCACCTAATGAAAAGACATGGAAAGATGAATTAGTAAAATGTGCAGCAATGTATGCGCTTATTCCAATATCCTATGTGACTAAATAA
- the hydA gene encoding dihydropyrimidinase, whose protein sequence is MGVVLEGGKIITAVDSYYSDIRIEDERIVSIGNDIKKSGDEVISVKGCYILPGGIDTHTHFDLESGSTVTADNFETGTKAALVGGTTTILDYATQNRGETLKEALRKQHKKSDGMCYCDYGFHMGITDWSDKTSCEMEDMVREGVTSFKLYMAYKKTLQVDDGVIFEVLKRSKELKSLITFHCENGDIIEALINEAKSKGNTSPYYHPLTRPALVEKEAIARLLNIAEIADSPVYIVHLSTREGLLSILDAKKRGIKVYAETCPQYLLLDDSCYGDKNSHNFEEAKYVMSPPLRKTYDNDALWKGISSREIMTIGTDHCSFNYKGQKEIGIDDFSKIPNGAPGVEHRIGLMYTYGVLKNRISMNEMVALTSTNAAKLFGLFPQKGTIAVGSDADIVVWDPAFSKAISVKNQMQNVDYTPYEGFEQKGRVLHAFLRGNKVISSGKFIEDKPLGKYLYRKTQPEDISYGKSF, encoded by the coding sequence ATGGGCGTAGTACTTGAAGGCGGAAAAATTATAACTGCTGTGGATTCTTATTATTCAGATATAAGAATAGAAGATGAAAGAATTGTTTCAATAGGAAATGATATAAAAAAAAGTGGAGATGAAGTCATATCTGTAAAAGGATGCTATATTTTACCGGGTGGTATAGATACTCATACTCACTTTGATTTGGAAAGTGGCTCTACCGTAACTGCAGATAATTTTGAAACTGGAACAAAAGCTGCTTTAGTTGGAGGTACCACTACAATATTAGATTATGCTACACAAAATAGGGGAGAGACGTTAAAAGAAGCCTTAAGAAAGCAGCATAAAAAATCAGATGGAATGTGCTATTGTGATTATGGATTTCACATGGGTATTACGGATTGGAGTGACAAGACATCTTGTGAAATGGAAGATATGGTTAGAGAAGGGGTAACTTCATTTAAATTATATATGGCCTATAAAAAAACACTTCAGGTAGATGACGGTGTAATATTTGAAGTTTTAAAAAGAAGTAAAGAATTAAAGAGCCTGATAACTTTTCACTGCGAAAATGGCGATATTATAGAAGCACTTATAAATGAAGCTAAATCAAAGGGAAACACATCCCCTTATTATCATCCATTGACAAGACCTGCTTTAGTTGAAAAAGAGGCAATTGCAAGGCTGCTTAATATTGCAGAAATTGCAGATTCACCGGTGTATATTGTACATTTAAGTACTAGAGAAGGCTTATTAAGTATTCTAGATGCTAAAAAGAGAGGAATAAAGGTTTATGCTGAGACTTGTCCTCAGTATCTACTGCTGGACGATTCCTGCTATGGAGATAAGAACAGCCATAATTTTGAGGAAGCAAAATATGTAATGTCACCTCCACTTAGAAAAACATATGATAATGATGCGTTGTGGAAAGGGATAAGCTCCAGAGAGATAATGACCATTGGAACAGATCACTGTTCTTTTAATTATAAAGGTCAAAAAGAAATTGGCATTGATGACTTTAGCAAGATTCCAAATGGGGCTCCAGGTGTAGAACATAGAATTGGGCTTATGTATACTTATGGAGTTCTAAAAAACAGGATAAGTATGAATGAAATGGTTGCGCTTACTTCAACTAATGCTGCTAAATTATTTGGCCTTTTTCCACAAAAAGGAACTATTGCAGTGGGCAGCGATGCCGATATTGTAGTATGGGACCCTGCTTTTTCTAAAGCTATTAGTGTTAAAAATCAAATGCAAAATGTAGATTATACTCCTTATGAAGGTTTTGAACAGAAAGGAAGAGTGCTGCATGCTTTTTTGAGGGGAAACAAGGTTATATCTAGTGGAAAATTCATTGAAGATAAACCTCTTGGAAAGTATTTGTATAGAAAAACGCAGCCAGAGGATATAAGTTATGGCAAAAGTTTCTGA
- the ygfK gene encoding putative selenate reductase subunit YgfK, which produces MSDRMHPISFEKMIIWVIKELKEKGSIFGIHKDKFYKNESEKSIEVFGENLSSPLGPAAGPNTQLTQNIVSAYLTGSRFIELKTVQVIDGEDLAVAKPCICAQDECYNVEWSTELKVSEAFCEYIKAWFLLHILMKELNLSKQRDFMFNMSVGYDLDGIKSPKMNNYIEGMRNASNTKVWNECKKVIISHMNLFSNFNEKDLEEISPIVCSSITVSTLHGCPPEEIEKISNYLLKEKNLNVFIKMNPTLLGEKFVRNTLNTMGYGYITLNGDHFKNDLQYGDAVTMLQRLKDTAKTLNLEIGVKLTNTLPVKIENKELPGEEMYMSGRSLFPLTISLASRLAEEFGGDLQVSYSGGADFFNVDKILTTGIQPVTFATTILKPGGYERITQMAQKVERKLKGKFSGIDTDMLSKLAEEALKDDHHLKNSRTVGSRKLSVELPTYDCMTAPCSIGCPINQQIPEYVALVGKKKYDEAFSIIAKDNASPAITATICNHNCQFKCTRLDYDSSVLIRDMKKIAVLNAEKKYIKNIKPQNIRSNKKVAVIGAGPAGLSTALFLRRNGMDVTVMDKKEKPYGVVRYVIPDFRIPSEMIDQDFELVKKQGVKFEFGINGNFNIDELKGKYDYIILAIGAWKPGKLSLKEGKERAVNAIAFLERYKAEKENINLGKHVCIIGGGNVAMDAARAAKRIAGVETVSIVYRRTKEYMPADSEELKLAISDGIVFKELLAPIAIKDNKLLCEEMILGEKDTSGRRSPVSTGKEVVLDADTVIAAVGEKVDSDLLKRNGIELDSKDFPKLNEACETNISNVYIPGDAKCGPATIVKAIADGKAVAKNILSKEKLNNDFEKKVIHIDEKQIYSRKGILKDPKSCEEEYKRCLSCSNICELCVDVCPNRANVAINVGGGFSSSRQVIHLDGMCNECGNCGVFCPYKGNPYKDKVTVFWNENDFENSTNKGFCVIDIKKGICKVREESGKIAMYTIGEENIISKEMECIIKSCIDKYSYML; this is translated from the coding sequence ATGAGTGATAGAATGCACCCTATTTCTTTTGAAAAAATGATTATTTGGGTTATAAAAGAATTAAAAGAAAAGGGATCTATTTTTGGAATTCATAAAGATAAATTTTATAAAAATGAAAGTGAAAAATCAATTGAAGTGTTTGGTGAAAATCTATCTTCACCCCTTGGACCTGCTGCTGGGCCAAACACTCAATTGACTCAGAACATTGTTTCTGCCTATTTAACTGGGAGCCGATTTATTGAATTAAAAACAGTACAGGTTATTGATGGAGAAGATCTAGCAGTAGCTAAACCTTGTATTTGTGCACAAGATGAATGCTACAATGTGGAATGGTCTACGGAACTAAAAGTATCTGAGGCTTTCTGTGAGTATATAAAAGCTTGGTTCCTGCTTCATATTTTAATGAAGGAACTTAATTTAAGTAAGCAAAGAGATTTCATGTTTAACATGAGTGTAGGATATGATTTAGATGGCATTAAATCTCCTAAAATGAATAACTATATTGAAGGCATGAGAAATGCTTCTAATACAAAAGTATGGAATGAGTGTAAAAAAGTAATTATTTCTCATATGAATTTGTTCTCCAATTTTAATGAAAAAGATTTAGAAGAAATATCCCCAATTGTCTGTTCGTCCATTACAGTATCTACGCTGCATGGATGTCCTCCAGAGGAAATAGAAAAGATATCAAATTATTTACTAAAAGAAAAGAATTTAAATGTTTTTATAAAGATGAATCCAACTCTTTTAGGAGAAAAATTTGTTAGAAATACGCTTAACACAATGGGATATGGTTATATAACCTTAAATGGAGATCATTTTAAAAATGACTTACAGTATGGGGACGCTGTGACAATGCTCCAGCGTTTGAAAGATACTGCAAAGACGTTGAATTTAGAAATAGGAGTTAAACTTACTAATACTTTACCAGTAAAAATTGAAAACAAAGAATTACCTGGAGAAGAAATGTATATGTCAGGACGTTCTCTTTTCCCTCTTACAATATCCTTGGCAAGTAGATTAGCTGAAGAATTTGGTGGAGATTTACAGGTATCCTATTCAGGAGGAGCAGATTTCTTTAATGTGGATAAAATTTTAACTACAGGAATTCAGCCGGTGACATTTGCAACCACTATCTTAAAGCCAGGTGGATATGAGAGAATAACGCAAATGGCTCAGAAGGTAGAGAGAAAGCTTAAAGGTAAATTCTCAGGAATAGATACAGATATGCTATCAAAATTGGCAGAAGAAGCTTTAAAAGATGATCATCATCTTAAAAACTCAAGAACTGTAGGAAGTAGAAAACTTTCTGTAGAACTTCCTACTTATGATTGCATGACAGCACCTTGCAGCATAGGATGTCCTATAAATCAGCAAATTCCTGAATATGTGGCCTTAGTAGGTAAAAAGAAATATGATGAAGCCTTTTCTATAATTGCTAAGGACAATGCGTCACCGGCAATTACAGCAACTATTTGTAATCACAATTGCCAGTTTAAGTGTACTAGATTGGACTACGATTCATCTGTTTTAATTAGAGATATGAAAAAAATTGCTGTCTTAAATGCTGAGAAGAAGTACATTAAAAATATCAAACCTCAGAATATAAGAAGTAATAAAAAAGTAGCAGTTATAGGTGCAGGTCCTGCAGGACTTTCAACAGCTCTTTTCTTGAGAAGAAATGGTATGGATGTAACTGTAATGGATAAAAAAGAAAAACCTTATGGTGTAGTGAGGTATGTTATCCCGGATTTTAGAATTCCATCTGAGATGATTGACCAGGATTTTGAGCTTGTAAAGAAACAAGGAGTGAAATTTGAATTTGGAATTAATGGAAATTTTAATATAGATGAATTGAAAGGAAAATATGATTATATTATCTTAGCAATAGGTGCCTGGAAACCAGGAAAGTTATCTTTAAAAGAAGGTAAGGAAAGAGCAGTGAATGCCATTGCGTTTCTTGAAAGATATAAAGCAGAAAAAGAAAACATTAATTTAGGAAAACATGTTTGCATTATTGGAGGCGGAAATGTAGCAATGGATGCAGCAAGGGCAGCTAAGAGAATAGCTGGAGTGGAGACTGTTTCAATTGTATATAGAAGGACCAAGGAATATATGCCTGCAGATTCTGAAGAATTAAAGTTAGCTATTTCTGATGGCATTGTATTTAAAGAACTTCTTGCACCCATAGCTATTAAAGATAATAAATTGCTTTGTGAAGAGATGATATTAGGAGAAAAAGATACTTCAGGTAGAAGAAGTCCTGTTTCAACTGGCAAAGAGGTTGTATTAGATGCAGATACGGTTATTGCTGCCGTAGGAGAAAAAGTGGATAGTGATTTATTAAAAAGAAATGGAATAGAATTAGATTCTAAGGATTTCCCAAAACTGAATGAAGCTTGTGAAACTAATATTTCCAATGTATATATTCCAGGTGATGCTAAATGCGGACCGGCTACTATTGTCAAGGCAATAGCAGATGGAAAAGCAGTTGCCAAGAATATATTGTCAAAAGAAAAATTGAACAATGATTTTGAGAAAAAAGTTATCCATATAGATGAAAAACAAATATATAGCAGAAAGGGTATACTAAAGGATCCTAAAAGCTGTGAAGAAGAATATAAAAGATGCCTTTCCTGCAGCAATATTTGCGAATTGTGCGTTGATGTTTGTCCAAATAGGGCAAATGTAGCTATTAATGTAGGAGGAGGATTTTCGTCTTCTCGTCAGGTTATACATTTAGATGGTATGTGCAACGAATGTGGAAATTGTGGAGTTTTCTGTCCATATAAGGGAAATCCATATAAAGATAAAGTGACAGTCTTCTGGAATGAAAATGACTTTGAAAATAGTACAAATAAGGGATTTTGTGTTATTGATATTAAAAAAGGCATTTGTAAAGTTAGAGAGGAAAGCGGCAAAATTGCTATGTACACTATTGGTGAAGAAAATATTATCTCAAAAGAAATGGAATGTATAATTAAAAGTTGCATAGATAAGTACAGTTATATGCTGTGA